A portion of the Sabethes cyaneus chromosome 3, idSabCyanKW18_F2, whole genome shotgun sequence genome contains these proteins:
- the LOC128740729 gene encoding UDP-glucosyltransferase 2-like — MEAARILAVFPSPAKSHQIVFRALVEGLLANGLQLTVMGPDPIQTDNPNITQIDWSFAYKIIEQESDVARATQERWSPLRVAEQVLLVAKLFMKAELSHPEVKALIKNRRNNCFDVVIVEYFQMTPYHAFAELFNAPLIGITSIDTISMVHSSVGNVANVVAHPELHLKFTTNLSFLQRLQAFVDRLFVNFYLMPREFAQYDEIIEHHFGSNMTKSKQLMNRVDFLMVNTEPALGFIRPLVPQSIQLGFLHIKPPQPLDGELQRYLDSSHHGVIYFSLGTLIRTSSLNQHNIRLFIDVFKSLKYNVLWKCDSEINLEGARNVRLMSWVPQQDVLGRYYKR; from the coding sequence ATGGAAGCTGCACGCATTCTAGCGGTTTTTCCAAGCCCAGCGAAAAGTCATCAGATAGTGTTTCGTGCCTTAGTTGAAGGGTTGCTTGCAAATGGGCTTCAATTGACCGTGATGGGTCCTGATCCCATTCAAACGGACAATCCCAATATCACTCAAATCGACTGGAGCTTCGCGTATAAAATCATCGAACAGGAATCGGATGTGGCACGTGCTACCCAGGAAAGATGGAGCCCTCTGCGAGTGGCTGAACAAGTGTTACTGGTGGCGAAGTTGTTCATGAAGGCGGAATTAAGTCATCCTGAAGTGAAAGCTTTGATCAAGAATCGAAGAAATAACTGTTTTGACGTAGTGATTGTTGAGTATTTTCAAATGACGCCGTATCATGCATTTGCTGAGCTGTTCAATGCTCCACTGATCGGGATCACATCAATCGATACCATTTCTATGGTACACTCCTCCGTGGGCAATGTCGCGAATGTGGTTGCTCATCCAGAACTGCATCTTAAATTTACAACGAATTTAAGTTTTCTTCAGCGTCTACAGGCTTTTGTTGATAGGCTTTTTGTGAACTTTTATCTAATGCCACGGGAATTTGCGCAGTATGATGAAATAATAGAACATCATTTTGGTAGCAACATGACTAAATCGAAGCAGTTAATGAATCGAGTTGATTTCTTAATGGTTAACACAGAGCCGGCACTGGGATTCATTCGACCTCTGGTGCCACAATCTATCCAATTAGGGTTTTTGCACATTAAACCACCACAGCCATTAGATGGTGAATTACAGCGTTATTTGGACAGTTCACACCATGGAGTGATTTATTTCAGCTTGGGTACATTGATTCGTACCAGCTCGTTGAACCAGCATAACATCCGGTTGTTCATCGATGTGTTTAAATCGTTGAAATACAATGTACTGTGGAAGTGTGACAGTGAAATCAATCTAGAAGGAGCTCGCAATGTGCGACTTATGTCGTGGGTACCTCAACAGGATGTTCTAGGTAGGTATTACAAGAGGTAG